From the Bacteroidota bacterium genome, one window contains:
- a CDS encoding NUDIX hydrolase yields MSHIRPWRLKRSEIVFDHPWYRLRRDWLLLPDGRQIDDYFVSLRPEVVLIFALTADDEVVMVRQYKHGAAAILLEFPGGTFLPATESSTAAAARELVEETGYSGTNLELLGNAWDDPTRQDNRVHMYLVRDAQRTQDQDLDENEDIEVVLIPLRKFKAMCLNGEICVTGTLATAFLGLNALGRT; encoded by the coding sequence ATGAGTCACATCCGTCCTTGGCGCCTGAAACGGTCGGAAATCGTCTTTGATCATCCATGGTATCGCCTGCGTCGGGATTGGCTTTTACTGCCCGACGGCCGCCAAATCGACGATTATTTCGTGAGCCTGCGACCCGAGGTGGTCCTCATCTTTGCATTGACAGCCGACGACGAAGTCGTCATGGTGCGCCAGTACAAACATGGTGCCGCTGCGATCCTCCTCGAATTTCCAGGCGGAACCTTCCTCCCTGCCACCGAATCCAGCACAGCAGCCGCAGCAAGGGAACTTGTCGAGGAAACCGGTTATTCCGGCACAAACCTCGAATTGCTGGGAAATGCTTGGGATGATCCCACCCGTCAAGACAATCGCGTGCACATGTACCTCGTCCGCGATGCGCAACGTACGCAAGATCAGGATCTTGACGAGAATGAAGACATCGAAGTCGTGCTGATTCCCCTGCGCAAATTCAAAGCGATGTGCTTGAATGGCGAAATCTGCGTGACCGGAACCTTGGCAACGGCCTTTCTCGGGTTAAACGCTTTGGGCCGAACCTGA
- a CDS encoding TlpA family protein disulfide reductase, which translates to MNWRRLFFISAALMLAQLAAAQQKVSLDFEVAGMPEGYCRIIGMLGGQNFLVDSMLSKGGKAHYESSTEPLKGGLYYFVFPDQRSFVQFLVDKDQTFALRTDARDVTKYMRTEGTEDNMLFYQNLQFEAAFKTKFDSLDVVIKSTSPGSPNLSYLEGQRDKMVAERKAHVAAFAKNYPNSFFTIFKSAGQNPDLTTPKKPNGTLDTLRQLVTYRAAYFDNTSLTDERLLRTPVVPNKLKTYMTQLTPQTVDSVIRYADAVIEKTRGCDECFKFVVNWIAIQYEKPSFMGGEAILVHVVDKYFTDDIANKWFPGKPEELAKIRKKVNEMRVSLLGKTGQDLRAKNVNGEYESLYDLKTPIKIVFMYSYTCSHCQERAPVLREVLEKWKGKVDVYALCLDAEESKWKEFITKYHIESFHNIIDPKMESRYYYKYHTDITPECYVLDPSNKIVAKDLHPNQLEPVFEKILKEIK; encoded by the coding sequence ATGAATTGGAGGCGTCTATTTTTCATTTCTGCTGCATTGATGTTGGCCCAATTGGCGGCTGCACAACAGAAAGTTTCACTTGATTTTGAAGTGGCGGGCATGCCTGAAGGCTATTGCCGCATCATCGGTATGCTCGGTGGCCAAAATTTTTTGGTGGATTCGATGTTATCCAAAGGCGGAAAAGCGCATTATGAGTCATCGACCGAGCCGCTCAAGGGCGGTCTCTATTACTTTGTTTTCCCCGATCAGCGATCATTCGTTCAGTTTTTGGTGGACAAGGATCAGACATTTGCCTTGCGTACGGATGCGCGCGACGTCACCAAGTACATGCGCACGGAAGGCACGGAAGACAACATGCTTTTTTACCAGAATCTGCAATTTGAAGCGGCCTTCAAAACCAAATTTGATTCGCTCGATGTGGTGATCAAATCCACTTCGCCCGGCAGCCCCAATCTTTCCTATCTCGAAGGTCAGCGCGACAAAATGGTTGCCGAACGCAAAGCCCACGTGGCCGCATTCGCCAAAAACTATCCGAATTCATTTTTCACAATTTTCAAATCAGCAGGCCAAAACCCCGATTTGACGACCCCCAAAAAGCCCAACGGTACCCTCGATACCCTACGGCAACTCGTCACCTATCGTGCAGCCTATTTTGACAATACCAGTTTGACCGATGAGCGACTGTTGCGCACCCCGGTGGTACCCAACAAACTCAAGACCTACATGACGCAACTCACCCCGCAGACGGTTGATTCCGTGATTCGTTATGCCGATGCAGTGATTGAAAAGACACGCGGATGCGACGAATGCTTCAAATTTGTCGTGAATTGGATCGCGATTCAATATGAAAAACCTTCATTTATGGGCGGAGAGGCCATTTTGGTGCACGTGGTGGACAAATACTTCACCGACGACATTGCCAACAAATGGTTTCCCGGGAAACCGGAAGAGCTTGCAAAAATTCGGAAAAAAGTCAACGAAATGCGGGTGAGTTTGCTCGGGAAAACCGGCCAAGACCTTCGCGCCAAAAACGTCAACGGCGAATATGAAAGTCTTTATGACCTCAAAACGCCGATCAAGATCGTCTTTATGTACTCCTATACTTGCAGCCATTGCCAGGAACGTGCGCCGGTGCTGAGGGAGGTGCTTGAAAAATGGAAGGGCAAGGTCGATGTTTATGCGCTTTGCCTTGACGCAGAGGAATCCAAGTGGAAGGAATTCATCACCAAGTACCATATCGAATCCTTCCACAACATCATCGATCCCAAAATGGAAAGCAGGTACTATTACAAGTACCACACCGACATCACGCCAGAATGTTATGTGCTTGATCCGAGCAACAAAATTGTCGCCAAGGACTTGCATCCCAATCAGTTGGAGCCCGTTTTTGAGAAGATCTTGAAAGAAATCAAGTGA
- a CDS encoding class I SAM-dependent methyltransferase gives MNPCWNRLGMLALLSVLHCAQLLAQKQTALPYQCGFVLDSEAAIRKVYAPELTILDLHPRQVIADVGGSNGYRMAMFAVLYDSLTFYIEDLDTLCLNEKELDNVRDYYAKIKGRPLNCTFQLVEGTETETKLPNGIFDKVLVTASYHHFSNPESMLADIATKLKPDGRIYLIENVVRKAGKRRKRLCNDPLNTVEGLRWDFEQQGFEVEAIHALGRWWTKMFVLKRAEK, from the coding sequence ATGAATCCATGCTGGAATCGATTGGGGATGTTGGCTTTGCTATCAGTGCTGCATTGTGCGCAACTGCTGGCACAAAAACAAACAGCATTGCCTTACCAATGTGGCTTTGTGCTCGATTCGGAGGCGGCCATCCGGAAGGTGTATGCACCCGAACTGACGATTTTAGATCTGCACCCTAGGCAGGTCATTGCCGATGTCGGCGGAAGCAATGGCTACCGTATGGCGATGTTTGCTGTATTGTATGACAGTTTGACATTCTACATCGAGGACCTTGACACCCTTTGCCTGAATGAAAAAGAGTTGGACAACGTCCGTGACTACTACGCAAAAATCAAAGGAAGACCCCTGAATTGCACATTCCAACTGGTGGAGGGCACAGAAACCGAAACAAAACTTCCCAACGGAATTTTTGACAAGGTATTGGTCACGGCGAGCTATCACCATTTTTCCAATCCGGAGAGCATGTTGGCTGATATCGCGACCAAATTGAAGCCCGATGGACGTATCTATTTGATAGAGAATGTCGTGCGCAAAGCTGGAAAGCGTCGCAAACGCCTTTGCAACGATCCGCTAAATACGGTCGAGGGCCTGCGCTGGGACTTTGAGCAGCAAGGGTTCGAAGTGGAGGCCATACATGCACTTGGAAGATGGTGGACGAAGATGTTTGTTTTGAAACGGGCTGAAAAATAG
- a CDS encoding PDZ domain-containing protein, which produces MVKMKSTGFTTKIVLIAFAAVFVPMLGFSQRSDESVRVKVHKTQEGHSLQIEDDVPAGDAENLKELMSKSGVTNQINEMKPGEEVDIVIHRTQEGNNPAEVTFEVANKTTPVADSLVAKSISVPVAVPTPAPLPAPKPVSKPVVTPTPTPKPVVTPAPKPTPAPKPVVATTPKPVEKKPAFLGVHYEMEFGSTSGSHITKVEPGTPAFKAGLKPGDVITQADGVDLYQLEDLAEIISKKKAGEKVRITFERAGKVITSYVTLEERDDRFFQNNPNGAPTYRLEQIYEEAPTSNTKTPDDRYFNADAAAGPLLGVVMIQLPRKFDSNGVEIIEKSNGALVDNIIPNSAAAEIGLRKGDRIIAVNGRSIFNPSDVTTMIGKLRTGDKISLAYMRAGQRLIGAGTLKDRQRFNLPNLDKGGSTIISMR; this is translated from the coding sequence ATGGTCAAAATGAAATCGACGGGGTTTACCACGAAAATCGTCTTGATCGCTTTTGCTGCTGTTTTTGTGCCGATGCTCGGGTTCTCCCAGCGATCGGATGAAAGTGTGCGTGTAAAAGTTCACAAAACGCAAGAGGGACACTCCCTGCAAATTGAGGATGATGTTCCGGCAGGAGATGCCGAGAATCTCAAAGAACTCATGAGCAAATCGGGCGTGACCAATCAAATCAATGAAATGAAGCCGGGTGAAGAGGTTGATATCGTCATCCACCGCACCCAAGAAGGAAACAATCCGGCAGAGGTTACATTTGAAGTCGCCAACAAGACCACACCGGTAGCCGATTCCTTGGTTGCCAAGTCGATTTCGGTGCCCGTTGCCGTTCCGACGCCCGCGCCTTTACCTGCGCCCAAGCCCGTTTCCAAGCCCGTCGTAACGCCGACTCCGACCCCCAAACCCGTGGTTACGCCGGCACCGAAGCCAACCCCTGCGCCCAAGCCGGTCGTAGCAACGACGCCCAAACCCGTCGAAAAGAAACCGGCATTTTTGGGTGTACATTATGAAATGGAATTCGGATCTACCAGCGGATCTCACATTACAAAGGTTGAACCCGGCACACCTGCATTTAAAGCAGGACTGAAGCCCGGTGACGTCATCACCCAAGCCGATGGGGTGGATCTCTACCAATTGGAGGATTTGGCAGAGATTATCTCCAAAAAGAAGGCAGGGGAGAAGGTACGCATCACATTTGAGCGTGCCGGAAAGGTGATTACCTCCTATGTGACCTTGGAAGAGCGTGACGACCGGTTCTTTCAAAACAACCCCAATGGAGCGCCTACCTATCGTCTCGAGCAGATTTATGAAGAGGCGCCAACGAGCAATACCAAAACCCCGGATGACCGTTATTTTAATGCGGATGCTGCAGCAGGCCCGCTTTTGGGCGTCGTGATGATCCAACTTCCGAGGAAATTCGATTCCAACGGTGTTGAAATCATTGAAAAGTCCAACGGTGCTTTGGTGGACAATATCATTCCAAATTCGGCAGCTGCGGAAATTGGCTTGCGCAAAGGCGACCGCATCATCGCGGTCAATGGCAGGTCCATCTTTAATCCATCCGATGTCACCACGATGATCGGCAAGTTAAGGACGGGCGACAAGATCAGCTTGGCTTATATGCGTGCAGGTCAGCGCCTTATCGGCGCAGGAACGCTCAAGGATCGTCAGCGTTTCAACCTTCCAAATTTGGACAAAGGCGGCAGTACCATCATTTCCATGCGTTAA
- a CDS encoding tetratricopeptide repeat protein produces the protein MLKSRESFGFAAFQDKRFTENHLGWILLGIYATMSLVWAFSADAPWDDDCPTRFLNTRNALSDPNQFVSVWNRPLWVLIFAIPAQLGKVSVPLLMTLISSLGAWMLWRGVVKLNVPHAWLVIALYAFQPFFFGTSRVALTEPLAATLICAGFFFLVHKKWGLYALMGGLLPLARLEMSLVLIVWMLPLLKEKQWKSILWMLAPMLLWNLAGGLLTGDFNYVFNQTFGLDKGVNRYGQTSFTHYFERYFYVTGPVVGLLLTLGFVYRIRNKSLNAWIDGQFLLGFLVYVLFSWKLSMGNAAGFLRNLVPLSPLAALIALDGFNFAAATVSKAGYAQRLKALKNDQLLLSLSVLACLGISMVWFSKTLVLHQILDPRPSYLLLAFMVAVVAVVGILYVAKVPGVESLRRLLAGMGVAVLCIAYSAMTEPPNASANVERQAVGTIATFYKGSEWLGREAYINHNWFFWSADLDAYHPRYKRVTMANLDQAKDGAIVVWDIHYSTRLSGDVLPEYFADHPEFVELLRVGHPDLKECVILYEKVAGDSAARIARSEAFSVQNAQFLPAIAARANFLKSQRDYRGAIERFDFMLANVQNDPGIWYSRGLTMMETGYYTEAIANLKNTVTLQTHLPLAWYHLGVVQARTGDLKGALISLNRSLALENASETLYHTRGAVRSEMGDFNGAIADYSLAIQLNPANLQAYCDRAAAYALGRQIPQARADINIVLAAKPDDLQAIFVQGRIEMQAGNKAEGCRLMQKAVDGGLKDAAQFLLKSCGASADSLNLPQ, from the coding sequence ATGTTGAAATCAAGGGAAAGCTTCGGCTTTGCTGCCTTCCAAGACAAACGCTTCACCGAGAACCATTTGGGCTGGATATTGCTGGGGATCTACGCCACCATGAGCTTGGTTTGGGCATTTTCCGCCGATGCCCCTTGGGACGACGATTGCCCGACGAGATTCCTCAATACCCGCAATGCCTTGTCTGACCCCAATCAATTTGTTTCGGTCTGGAATCGACCACTTTGGGTGTTGATTTTTGCCATTCCTGCGCAACTGGGCAAGGTTTCCGTGCCGCTGTTGATGACCCTGATTTCCTCGCTCGGTGCTTGGATGCTGTGGCGCGGCGTGGTCAAACTCAACGTTCCCCATGCTTGGTTGGTCATCGCTTTGTACGCTTTTCAACCATTCTTTTTCGGGACCTCGCGCGTCGCGCTCACAGAGCCTTTGGCCGCGACTTTGATTTGCGCGGGATTCTTTTTCCTTGTTCACAAAAAATGGGGTCTGTATGCACTGATGGGTGGTTTGCTGCCTTTGGCAAGGCTGGAAATGTCCCTCGTGCTCATCGTTTGGATGCTGCCATTGCTCAAAGAGAAACAATGGAAGTCGATCCTTTGGATGCTTGCTCCCATGCTCCTCTGGAACTTGGCAGGCGGTCTTCTCACGGGAGATTTTAACTATGTTTTCAACCAGACTTTTGGTTTGGACAAAGGCGTGAATCGCTATGGACAGACCAGTTTTACGCATTACTTCGAAAGGTATTTTTATGTGACTGGCCCCGTTGTGGGCTTGCTCTTGACCCTCGGATTCGTCTATCGCATTCGGAACAAGTCGTTGAATGCTTGGATCGATGGCCAATTTCTGTTGGGCTTTTTGGTCTACGTGCTGTTCAGTTGGAAACTGAGCATGGGAAACGCAGCTGGTTTTCTGCGCAACCTTGTTCCGCTTTCGCCGTTGGCAGCTTTGATTGCCTTGGACGGATTCAATTTTGCTGCTGCAACGGTTTCCAAGGCAGGGTATGCGCAGCGGCTCAAAGCCCTGAAAAACGATCAACTGCTGCTGTCACTTTCGGTTTTGGCCTGTCTGGGAATCAGCATGGTATGGTTCAGTAAAACCTTGGTTTTGCATCAAATTCTCGATCCGAGGCCGAGTTATTTGCTGCTGGCTTTTATGGTCGCGGTGGTGGCAGTCGTCGGGATTTTGTACGTTGCCAAAGTTCCCGGCGTGGAATCGCTCAGACGTTTGCTTGCGGGGATGGGTGTTGCGGTTCTCTGCATTGCCTATAGCGCGATGACAGAACCGCCCAATGCAAGTGCCAATGTCGAACGTCAAGCGGTGGGCACGATCGCCACATTTTACAAAGGTTCGGAATGGCTTGGCCGTGAGGCCTATATCAATCACAATTGGTTTTTCTGGTCAGCGGATTTGGATGCATATCACCCCCGGTACAAGCGGGTGACGATGGCCAATTTGGATCAGGCAAAAGACGGTGCGATCGTAGTTTGGGACATCCATTATTCGACCCGGCTTTCGGGCGATGTTTTGCCTGAATATTTTGCTGACCATCCTGAATTCGTCGAATTGCTCCGTGTGGGTCATCCCGATCTCAAGGAATGTGTGATTCTTTACGAGAAGGTTGCCGGAGACAGCGCGGCGCGTATCGCGCGTTCGGAGGCTTTCAGTGTGCAAAACGCGCAGTTTTTGCCAGCCATAGCGGCAAGGGCCAATTTTTTGAAGTCACAGCGGGATTACCGCGGCGCCATCGAGCGCTTTGATTTTATGCTGGCCAACGTGCAAAATGATCCTGGAATCTGGTACAGTCGTGGCTTGACGATGATGGAGACAGGTTATTATACCGAGGCCATCGCCAATCTGAAGAATACGGTGACGCTGCAAACCCATCTACCGCTCGCATGGTACCACCTGGGCGTGGTGCAAGCGCGGACGGGAGACCTCAAAGGTGCCCTGATTTCGTTGAATCGCAGCCTCGCCTTGGAGAATGCTTCAGAGACACTGTACCACACGCGTGGTGCTGTAAGATCTGAAATGGGTGATTTTAACGGAGCCATCGCGGATTATTCGCTAGCCATCCAGTTGAATCCGGCCAATCTCCAGGCTTATTGCGACCGCGCAGCGGCTTATGCCCTTGGCAGGCAGATTCCACAGGCGCGGGCCGACATCAATATCGTGCTCGCTGCCAAACCAGATGATCTCCAAGCGATTTTTGTGCAAGGGCGTATTGAAATGCAGGCAGGAAACAAAGCCGAAGGCTGCCGTTTGATGCAAAAAGCCGTCGATGGCGGATTGAAGGACGCTGCACAGTTCCTGCTCAAGTCCTGTGGAGCCTCCGCCGATTCGTTGAATTTGCCCCAATAA
- a CDS encoding aminopeptidase P family protein: MTDSAKKLDSLRKAMLSRQLAALIIPSNDPHQSEYVGDHWKSREWISGFTGSAGVAVVTLETAGLWTDSRYFLQAAQELEGGEVTFYKQSVSGAPEHYDWIKTKLKSGDRLGIDGKLLSIETMRGLESAFAGTGIEIVTDFDPVAEAWLDRPLLPETPIFAHEANLAGRSCQEKLAEIRKEMQNLGANTHLVVTLDDIAWIFNLRGRDVEYNPVFYAFALIDLENAILFVEPAKVPDVLKLELAKAGVAVQPYDGLSQALSKLNGSVLIDPGTVSVFIEKAFGAECKQIHAVAPSTAMKAKKDSVELGHIRRAMEKDGVALLRLVRWMENALKTGNLTEFAVGEQLASFRAQQAGYFGESFPAIAGYAGNGAIVHYRPAASGSATLQSEGVFLLDSGGQYRDGTTDITRTFALGAVPSGAAKAYTLVLKGHIGLAKAKFPAGTTGYQLDPLARMHLWSAGLNYGHGTGHGVGYFLNVHEGPQGIAPVASPRSRTALEPGMIISNEPGFYEPDRYGIRIENLVLVVEAESTRTGKFFAFETLSLFPIESTMIEWELLDRLELEWLKTYHAEVQRRLNPLLEPEEREWLAVQCAPYLR, translated from the coding sequence ATGACAGATTCGGCAAAAAAGCTTGATTCTCTTCGCAAAGCCATGCTATCGCGGCAGTTGGCGGCATTGATCATCCCCTCCAACGATCCCCACCAAAGTGAATATGTCGGTGACCACTGGAAAAGCAGGGAATGGATCAGCGGCTTCACAGGATCTGCAGGTGTTGCCGTGGTGACCCTGGAAACGGCAGGTCTCTGGACGGATTCGCGCTACTTTTTGCAGGCTGCGCAAGAATTGGAAGGCGGCGAGGTAACATTTTACAAGCAATCAGTTTCGGGTGCGCCGGAGCATTATGATTGGATTAAAACAAAACTCAAATCGGGCGACCGGCTTGGCATCGACGGAAAACTGCTCAGTATAGAGACCATGCGCGGGCTGGAATCCGCTTTCGCAGGAACAGGAATTGAGATTGTCACGGACTTTGATCCCGTTGCAGAGGCCTGGCTCGACCGTCCTTTATTGCCTGAGACGCCGATTTTTGCGCATGAGGCCAACCTGGCCGGACGTAGTTGTCAGGAAAAACTCGCGGAAATCCGCAAGGAAATGCAAAACCTTGGCGCCAACACGCATTTGGTCGTCACTTTGGACGATATCGCCTGGATTTTTAACCTGCGCGGACGTGATGTGGAATACAATCCGGTATTCTATGCCTTTGCTTTGATCGATTTGGAGAATGCCATTCTGTTTGTCGAACCTGCTAAAGTTCCCGATGTTTTGAAATTGGAGCTTGCCAAGGCGGGTGTGGCAGTGCAACCCTATGACGGACTTTCGCAGGCACTTTCAAAACTGAACGGTTCCGTGTTGATTGATCCCGGCACGGTTTCCGTTTTCATCGAAAAGGCTTTCGGAGCGGAATGCAAACAAATCCATGCCGTTGCCCCTTCGACGGCGATGAAAGCAAAAAAGGATTCCGTCGAATTGGGCCACATCCGGCGGGCAATGGAAAAAGATGGCGTGGCGTTGCTGCGGCTCGTGCGTTGGATGGAAAATGCCCTCAAAACCGGAAATCTCACGGAGTTTGCGGTTGGTGAACAACTGGCAAGCTTCAGAGCGCAACAAGCGGGATATTTTGGCGAAAGTTTTCCAGCCATTGCGGGTTATGCCGGAAATGGCGCGATCGTGCATTACCGACCCGCCGCGAGCGGCTCCGCCACCCTCCAATCCGAAGGCGTTTTCCTGCTGGATTCCGGCGGGCAATACCGCGACGGCACGACGGATATCACGCGCACCTTTGCGCTCGGCGCCGTTCCAAGCGGCGCGGCCAAAGCCTATACCTTGGTTTTGAAGGGCCACATTGGCTTGGCAAAAGCCAAGTTTCCTGCCGGAACGACGGGTTATCAACTCGATCCGCTGGCTCGGATGCACCTTTGGTCCGCGGGATTGAATTATGGCCACGGTACCGGCCATGGCGTCGGCTACTTTCTCAATGTCCATGAAGGTCCGCAAGGCATCGCGCCGGTTGCAAGCCCTCGCAGTCGCACGGCACTCGAACCCGGCATGATCATTTCCAACGAGCCCGGCTTCTATGAGCCTGATCGTTATGGCATTCGCATCGAAAACTTGGTATTGGTCGTTGAAGCTGAATCGACACGCACCGGGAAATTTTTCGCATTTGAAACGCTCAGCCTCTTCCCCATTGAATCGACGATGATCGAATGGGAATTGCTGGATCGCTTGGAGCTGGAATGGCTGAAAACGTATCATGCCGAGGTTCAACGTCGGCTAAATCCACTTCTCGAACCCGAAGAAAGAGAATGGCTTGCAGTACAATGCGCACCTTACCTTCGGTAA
- a CDS encoding PAS domain S-box protein — protein sequence MNVYRIYTAAAAILVFGLKVMVVDPENTFDPLAIRLSLSLFFVLILAASFFSDWVKERMEGLYAVGMTLLAGWMCLLMQRNSFAAEFMSGFNILSIVSILLFENRRLMAFFTIASSIMLAVATVTVGSPPDGIWIFLGLNLTVFLIGNVAVAARSATRTNLEISLSHLLTIQEAAVESNSDGIMLVDQEGNYLKANTAFCHLWGISQEIIEGNRLEEGEKFAMAQAVHPEEVRKIWSGNEGGMSIGELREIEFLDGRIVESCWRPMINGDVLIGRLWIFRDITQRRNRERQLLENERRLRGQNERLMEFATSFVTNAGNLEASYQEITSVSADLLGVDTVGLWLFDKNAGTMSMHLQYDRETATFSSGATVSINAHPAYFEALFKNRVLVVNDTLKDATTQPFYKGEYSGRALALMHAQIQAQGERIGFMSFECADEARQWTADDQHYAASLADLVSIAMASDHRQRAQDELSSSHAIMQAIFDLSETGIIVEDSEHNILKYNELYLKIWNMSKEFVETQPYPVLLARCLEQLKNSESIQEGLDKIKIRPGMEYAGIMEFHDGTIVERYSKAINVGETLKGRVWFYLDITERKRKELELINRNFELDSFVYRASHDLKAPLNSIMGLIGLIREEHDLDTILRYVTMMDKSVKKLDDFIRQLTQFSQDARLKIVRKPIDFKEMVDDILADLRFMDNAARLAITIDVQQAKTFHSDPVRLSIVFSNFLSNAIKYQDLKKEKSTLLIQIVADETQAVCRFEDNGLGIDADHLEKVFDLFFRASVQATGSGLGLYITHNAIQKLGGNVKVTSELGKGTAFVLTVPNVVAAEDDVVAAKQDIETQPV from the coding sequence TTGAACGTTTACCGCATCTATACAGCTGCGGCGGCCATCCTTGTTTTCGGTCTGAAAGTGATGGTCGTGGATCCGGAGAATACCTTTGATCCACTTGCCATTCGCCTTTCGCTTTCTTTGTTTTTTGTGTTGATTCTTGCGGCAAGCTTCTTTTCTGATTGGGTCAAGGAGCGGATGGAGGGACTGTATGCCGTTGGGATGACGCTACTTGCGGGCTGGATGTGCCTGCTCATGCAACGCAACAGCTTCGCTGCGGAATTCATGTCAGGATTTAATATCCTCTCCATCGTGTCGATCTTGTTGTTTGAAAATCGGCGATTGATGGCATTTTTCACCATCGCAAGTTCCATCATGCTCGCGGTCGCCACAGTCACAGTTGGAAGTCCTCCTGATGGAATTTGGATCTTTTTGGGGTTGAATTTGACAGTGTTTCTCATTGGCAACGTTGCCGTGGCGGCGCGATCTGCCACGCGTACCAATCTGGAAATCAGCCTTAGCCACCTTCTCACCATTCAGGAAGCAGCGGTGGAAAGCAATTCCGACGGCATCATGTTGGTTGATCAAGAAGGTAATTACCTCAAAGCCAACACGGCTTTCTGCCATCTATGGGGGATTTCCCAGGAGATCATCGAGGGAAACCGGCTGGAGGAAGGCGAAAAGTTTGCAATGGCGCAGGCAGTTCATCCGGAGGAGGTGCGCAAGATTTGGAGTGGGAACGAAGGCGGAATGTCCATTGGGGAACTGCGCGAAATCGAATTTTTGGATGGCCGCATTGTGGAATCCTGTTGGCGCCCGATGATCAACGGAGACGTGCTGATTGGCCGACTTTGGATATTCAGGGATATCACCCAGCGCCGCAATCGCGAGCGTCAATTGCTGGAAAACGAACGACGCCTCCGCGGCCAAAACGAACGATTGATGGAGTTTGCCACGAGTTTCGTGACCAATGCCGGCAATTTGGAGGCATCCTACCAAGAGATTACAAGCGTTTCGGCCGATTTATTGGGTGTGGATACCGTTGGACTCTGGCTATTTGACAAAAATGCAGGTACGATGTCGATGCACTTGCAGTACGATAGAGAAACTGCAACGTTTTCCTCCGGAGCGACTGTTTCCATCAATGCGCATCCTGCCTATTTTGAGGCCCTATTTAAAAACAGGGTACTTGTCGTCAATGACACGCTCAAAGACGCAACCACACAACCTTTTTACAAAGGCGAATACAGTGGTCGCGCCCTCGCCCTCATGCATGCGCAGATACAGGCGCAAGGCGAGCGCATCGGGTTCATGAGCTTCGAATGCGCCGATGAAGCACGTCAATGGACCGCTGACGATCAACATTATGCAGCCTCCCTTGCCGATTTGGTTTCGATCGCGATGGCTTCCGATCATCGGCAGCGCGCCCAAGACGAACTTTCAAGTTCGCATGCCATCATGCAGGCCATTTTTGACCTGTCTGAAACGGGCATCATCGTGGAAGACAGCGAACACAACATCCTCAAATACAACGAACTCTATCTCAAAATCTGGAATATGTCCAAGGAGTTTGTGGAAACACAACCCTATCCGGTATTGTTGGCACGCTGCTTGGAGCAGCTCAAGAATTCCGAATCCATCCAAGAGGGCCTCGACAAAATCAAGATTCGCCCAGGTATGGAATATGCCGGGATCATGGAGTTTCACGATGGCACGATTGTCGAACGTTATTCCAAAGCCATCAATGTCGGCGAGACCCTCAAAGGAAGGGTTTGGTTTTATCTGGACATCACGGAAAGGAAGCGCAAAGAGCTCGAACTCATCAACCGCAACTTCGAGCTTGACAGTTTTGTGTACCGCGCCTCGCACGACCTGAAGGCTCCGTTAAACTCCATTATGGGGCTCATCGGCCTGATCAGGGAGGAGCATGACCTCGATACGATCTTGCGCTACGTCACCATGATGGACAAAAGCGTGAAAAAGCTCGATGATTTCATCCGGCAGCTCACGCAATTTTCCCAAGATGCAAGGCTCAAAATTGTGCGCAAACCGATCGATTTCAAGGAAATGGTCGACGACATTCTCGCTGATCTGCGCTTCATGGACAACGCCGCGCGATTGGCGATCACCATCGATGTGCAGCAGGCAAAAACGTTCCATTCCGATCCGGTGCGTTTGAGCATTGTTTTCTCCAATTTCCTGTCGAATGCCATCAAGTACCAAGACCTGAAAAAGGAGAAATCCACATTGTTGATCCAGATCGTTGCCGATGAAACCCAAGCCGTCTGCCGCTTTGAAGACAATGGATTGGGGATTGATGCCGACCATTTGGAAAAGGTGTTTGACCTATTTTTCAGGGCCTCCGTGCAAGCCACAGGTTCCGGCTTGGGGCTTTACATCACCCACAACGCGATTCAAAAGCTCGGAGGCAATGTCAAAGTGACTTCGGAATTGGGAAAGGGCACTGCATTCGTTTTGACTGTTCCAAATGTTGTAGCTGCTGAGGACGATGTTGTTGCAGCCAAACAGGACATTGAAACACAACCTGTGTAA